The Bombus terrestris chromosome 4, iyBomTerr1.2, whole genome shotgun sequence genome has a window encoding:
- the LOC100645869 gene encoding glutaconyl-CoA decarboxylase subunit gamma — MKYLVVLVAALAVASASPERERRSLAWGHNGAVVLGGVLPGVAVAGPVAPSAAVIGPVAAPAAVVGPAAGAAAVVGPAAGSAAVVGPAAGSAVVAGPAGTVVAPGAGLLW, encoded by the exons GTCGTCCTTGTTGCCGCCCTGGCCGTCGCCTCAGCCAGCCCCGAGCGTGAACGTCGTTCCCTAGCCTGGGGACACAATGGAGCAGTGGTGTTGGGTGGTGTGTTACCTGGAGTGGCAGTAGCTGGACCAGTGGCTCCTTCGGCTGCGGTTATCGGACCTGTCGCTGCACCAGCAGCCGTGGTCGGGCCTGCTGCAGGTGCTGCCGCAGTAGTTGGGCCTGCTGCTGGCTCTGCCGCCGTCGTGGGACCGGCTGCCG GTTCCGCGGTAGTCGCTGGTCCCGCAGGAACCGTGGTGGCGCCAGGAGCCGGTCTACTATGGTAG